In one window of uncultured Acetobacteroides sp. DNA:
- a CDS encoding SPOR domain-containing protein produces the protein MVGTVIKSLVSQGKRVIIPDFGAFLIKDSTLSSILTKENITFSPFLKYNDGFLEGELAHAHGLPKDDARLQVAAFVEAVKTALNVDKKAYEIPGLGFFYKDKQGNAAFSITSPSEEAPVKAAASMPVAEVAPSAPVEPELVGKPVEEAASAIPNIIFSPSQAEAPAADTGKEVEPVLEQIEQKPAAAEVKAEKKVESRPSKPIKEEKKQEQVTRASETSTPTAPRRKPKALLVSFILLAGALFVLNFFWSDIFGSQSDASKPKIVLDPIDSEQKAAETEKLEAKEVAQDAIDDQVVSTVEKTVNKPTSTDQEKPVKDAEPAKKVEAPKSADSKKVAAADPKKGAKESSSTAGKTYVVVLGSFQTSEGADKHVENLAKKKIKGHVLHRSTVYSVVTATYKTYEEAQAEQERAKSLGVDGWISSK, from the coding sequence ATGGTAGGAACTGTCATCAAATCACTCGTATCGCAAGGTAAAAGGGTCATCATACCCGATTTTGGCGCATTCCTGATAAAAGATAGCACCCTTAGCAGCATCCTTACGAAAGAAAACATAACGTTTAGCCCCTTCCTGAAGTACAACGATGGCTTTCTGGAGGGCGAGCTGGCCCACGCGCACGGGCTGCCTAAGGACGATGCCCGCCTGCAGGTGGCAGCCTTCGTGGAGGCCGTGAAGACGGCCCTAAACGTCGATAAGAAGGCCTACGAGATTCCTGGGCTGGGCTTCTTCTACAAGGATAAGCAGGGGAATGCGGCATTCTCCATCACCTCACCTTCCGAGGAGGCACCTGTTAAGGCTGCTGCTAGCATGCCCGTAGCCGAGGTAGCCCCCAGCGCTCCGGTGGAGCCCGAGCTGGTCGGAAAGCCAGTAGAGGAGGCGGCAAGCGCCATCCCCAACATCATATTCTCGCCCTCGCAGGCGGAGGCCCCCGCAGCCGATACGGGTAAGGAGGTTGAACCTGTCCTCGAGCAAATCGAGCAGAAGCCTGCCGCAGCCGAAGTGAAGGCCGAGAAAAAGGTGGAAAGCCGGCCATCGAAGCCGATCAAGGAGGAAAAGAAGCAGGAGCAAGTGACGCGCGCGAGCGAGACAAGCACCCCCACCGCGCCAAGGCGAAAGCCAAAAGCGCTGCTGGTTAGCTTTATTCTGCTTGCGGGTGCGCTTTTCGTGCTCAACTTTTTCTGGTCAGATATCTTCGGAAGCCAATCCGACGCTTCAAAGCCAAAGATTGTGCTCGATCCAATAGATTCGGAGCAGAAGGCTGCCGAAACCGAGAAGCTGGAGGCCAAGGAGGTTGCCCAGGATGCCATCGACGACCAGGTTGTCTCTACGGTAGAAAAAACGGTCAACAAGCCCACCAGCACCGATCAGGAGAAGCCCGTAAAGGATGCCGAGCCAGCCAAGAAGGTGGAAGCCCCTAAGTCAGCCGATAGCAAGAAGGTTGCTGCCGCCGACCCCAAAAAGGGAGCCAAGGAATCGTCCAGCACAGCCGGTAAAACCTACGTGGTGGTGCTCGGCTCGTTCCAAACCAGCGAAGGTGCAGACAAGCACGTAGAAAACCTGGCAAAAAAGAAGATAAAGGGGCATGTGCTTCATCGAAGTACCGTTTACTCGGTGGTAACCGCAACCTACAAGACCTACGAGGAGGCGCAGGCGGAGCAGGAACGCGCAAAATCGCTGGGGGTTGACGGATGGATAAGCTCAAAGTAA
- a CDS encoding SprT family zinc-dependent metalloprotease translates to MEKSAKVVTYAEVGEVCYQKKKGVRRVSIVVKPFKGVVVTMPYSVRFEDAEHFVLQKADWIEMARKKMANLETRKTVFNESSSFRTKKRTLTFVRHAAEKGVVSCRILQNEILISVPEGVDTEHPTVQDITVKAIERAWTLEAKEMFPQRVAQLASGCGFTYGNVAVKKIKSRWGSCSHQNNINLSVYLMQLPDYLVDYVILHELCHTVEKNHGPSFWALLDKHTGAKAKMLAKEMKHYSTRYF, encoded by the coding sequence ATGGAGAAAAGCGCGAAGGTGGTTACGTATGCCGAGGTAGGAGAGGTCTGCTACCAGAAAAAGAAGGGGGTACGGCGCGTCTCCATCGTGGTAAAGCCATTCAAGGGGGTCGTGGTAACCATGCCCTACAGCGTCAGGTTCGAGGATGCCGAGCATTTTGTGCTCCAAAAGGCCGATTGGATTGAGATGGCCAGGAAGAAGATGGCTAACCTCGAAACCCGGAAGACGGTGTTCAACGAGTCCTCCTCGTTTAGGACGAAAAAGAGAACCCTCACCTTCGTACGGCATGCGGCAGAAAAGGGCGTTGTCTCGTGCCGCATCCTGCAAAACGAAATCCTGATATCAGTTCCCGAAGGAGTCGATACCGAGCACCCAACCGTGCAGGATATAACGGTAAAGGCTATCGAGCGGGCATGGACGTTGGAGGCAAAAGAAATGTTCCCCCAGCGCGTTGCGCAGCTGGCATCGGGCTGCGGATTTACCTACGGCAACGTTGCGGTAAAGAAGATAAAGTCGCGGTGGGGCAGCTGCTCGCATCAGAACAACATCAACCTCAGCGTTTACCTAATGCAGCTGCCCGATTATTTGGTCGATTATGTAATCCTTCACGAGCTATGCCATACGGTGGAAAAGAACCACGGACCAAGCTTCTGGGCATTGCTCGATAAGCACACAGGCGCCAAGGCAAAAATGCTTGCAAAGGAAATGAAGCACTATAGTACGCGCTACTTCTAG